Within Marinomonas mediterranea MMB-1, the genomic segment ATTTAATGGCGACAGGACACGTTCAGCAAACTTGGCGCCTTCTTCCAGTATTGCGGCAACCATGTCAGGCGTAGCCTCTTCTGCACCAGCCAAATTTGCATAATGGTTATTGATATCGAGAACTTCTTCTGTAACAAATTTAATATCACGCAATGGCGCTTTATATTCTGGCATGACCTTAAGACCTCATTATTGTTTTTATCCGTCGTTGTAACATCGCATGTCTCCGAACACCCTATTTGAGGGGACCTTCATTCAAGGCTTCTTCTTTTATGAAAACAAACAGAAGGAACGGATGATATGTTTTTATTGCATATTACAAAGAGTCGTTCATAACCGGAGATCTCTCAATGACAAAACGAACCAAGTTCGGTAACAAAATTCACCAAGCTATGAAGATTTTTGTTAGTAGATTAGTCAAAAACAGGAAGGCTAAGTAGGAACGCCGCTTCGCGGAGTGAAGCGGCGGTTTAGGTAAGCTTGTAAAACGCTCAGAAAATTTCTTTTTCTATCAATTCTTTAAGCCGATAAAGGCTATTTTCAGAACCCGCTAGGCATTCTAAACGCGATTGCACAGCGATATCATTCGCTTCAATATAGACTTCTGATTGAGTGATATTGCAATCAATCGAGGAGCTAGAAGTCACTTGAAGCTGCCCTTTTAATCGCCAAAATCCCGCGTCATTACGCAAGACACTCGCGAGTCGTCGCACACGAGATGGATCGAAAACAACACCTTCTTTCATGACCCAGCCGACACTACAAAGGCTTTCATCGCGTTTTTCATAAAAAGTAGCAAACTCACCCTCAATGACTTTTATTTGGTCGTGGTCGTGGTCGTGGTCGTGGTCGTGGTCGTGGTCGTGGTCGTGGTCGTGGTCGTGGTCGTGGTCGTGGTCGTGGTCGTGGTCGTGGTCGTGGTCGTGGTCGTGAGAATGATGCTTGTGCGATTGAGGGCTATCTTTAATTCGTGAATGATCTAGCCATAAAGGAGACGCCTCACCATTTAAAGAATACACGTATTTCTTAGCCTCCTTCAATTGCTCAACAAAGGTAAGAAACTGCTCATTTTCCTCTTGAGAATACTGATCAGCTTTGGCAGCAACCAGTACATCAGCCTGATCAATTTGATCAAAAAAAGCAGGGTG encodes:
- a CDS encoding CobW family GTP-binding protein; the protein is MIYKDIPVNVITGFLGSGKTTLIKNLLTKVPKGETWAVLVNEFGEVGIDGALLNGLGATIKEVPGGCLCCVTSAAFSAGLNSLIKHVNPDRILIEPTGIGHPAQIMAQLKADSYKGVLDVRASVCLLDVRNLQDPRYLGHPAFFDQIDQADVLVAAKADQYSQEENEQFLTFVEQLKEAKKYVYSLNGEASPLWLDHSRIKDSPQSHKHHSHDHDHDHDHDHDHDHDHDHDHDHDHDHDHDHDHDHDQIKVIEGEFATFYEKRDESLCSVGWVMKEGVVFDPSRVRRLASVLRNDAGFWRLKGQLQVTSSSSIDCNITQSEVYIEANDIAVQSRLECLAGSENSLYRLKELIEKEIF